One window of Syngnathus acus chromosome 16, fSynAcu1.2, whole genome shotgun sequence genomic DNA carries:
- the znf628 gene encoding zinc finger protein 628 isoform X2: protein MANSVATLVVQAELLAPQSSASLSPFPSLLGSGEEGEDDRERDDLVEGNKGMVGSVEVVLDMEASSVSAQQAEQSEQSEQSEHPFQCLDCGKSFRWSSRLTHHQRSHNNERPYRCNLCPKAFKGSSALLYHQRSHSGEKPYKCQDCGKAFKRSSLLQVHQSVHTGVRTFLCPYCPLTFKWSSHYQYHLRQHTGECPYPCDTCPKAFKNSSSLRRHKNVHLGLKPYTCNVCNKSFTQSTNLRQHMRIHTGERPYVCGECGRSFTHSSNLALHKNSHSGPAAGGKEGKGGESGGRGRDMVEVVVVSSEEEATSMLTAMVGYVNQEGGDGVGVGMEEVFLSTSTSAQDANLLPELGSVPSGENAAASRAIGTEVHLSTDTGASLLLYTCGSCSHTFATRTDLEEHQSIHVASGERGSGGEAAPAEVGDGLVGTGHLLADFEEVVETTAAAEGAHTAEVLLGLADPADESNSSVGATQAQFDLLQSFDKVIQSSKSVEPEAPTAWAGLSCGYCNKSFKTSGGLNRHVSLIHSLSSQSRSQFSCSACDRSFPLLSSLLTHQHSHTPEQRLLAEAEAEIVCPPSLSLSLPLPSSPDKQQEGTRDIQADVTAVSKEQEELPAKLAKNSKKASGCKNTSAGERPYRCSECGKAFKGSSGLKYHMRDHTGERPYRCTECGKSFKRSSLLSIHQRVHTGVRAFQCPHCALTFKWSSHYQYHLRQHTGERPYVCKECGKSFKNTSCLRRHSQMHSGLRPHVCSICSKSFSQTSNLKQHERTHSGERPFRCGHCNKCFTHSSNLQLHLRTHSSQKDFKCPYCSKEFVMHSYLQRHIRTHGGTLPLPSGEGAGRDGVSVKASVGGVTTTTTLLNPITLESSGNNGSLIVSQPALNIPVNTSQNYFMIQTASGLQLIPLSGPAPPPAPPPPPPPPSQPQNFYLLQYPSTNGSQPSLILVPTANRPPAAPEPAGVPVFQTLQAFNSQTLAQFAAVSPQHQQPRVILTNDNKNTNAPVASLPPNSLLRRPILGKSNRTARGRRGRKPKSVLQKMAETPSADATDGNAGGVTQPDGTAAYSSSSPSIASNCALSPSSTAVASTLGSPQASVSTLLTSTPNNNAQTELTEINSARTLTENQFVFCFDNEGRAKEGLSVDEGGESFVLQFEANEQGDADKEGDKGGMMSLLQEWGGEKAGESQSGEEECGQGGSFVFHFHAEEPESDRCQAGFSQEHDNGLVPLHSQGVVFGVGDEGKMEQEAGEGMQMIALIEREGPMMGEDGADCSAAAGTGGIFQLEGGDEIVIIEVSTSNLIEERMEAVVDADISQSSDGKSEGGNEDAKEKSSKENCADDTDGAAVGDGLLPKRCTTLTN, encoded by the exons ATGGCGAACTCTGTGGCCACTCTGGTGGTCCAAGCAGAACTCTTGGCTCCACAATCCTCCGCCTCCCTCTCTCctttcccctccctcctcgGCTCAGGCGAGGAGGGTGAGGATGACCGGGAGAGAGATGACCTGGTGGAGGGCAACAAGGGCATGGTGGGAAGCGTGGAGGTGGTTCTGGACATGGAGGCCTCGTCGGTGTCGGCCCAGCAGGCCGAGCAGTCCGAACAGTCCGAGCAGTCTGAGCATCCCTTCCAGTGTCTGGATTGCGGCAAGAGCTTCAGGTGGTCGTCCCGGCTCACGCACCACCAGCGGAGCCACAACAATGAGAGACCTTACCGCTGCAACCTTTGTCCCAAGGCCTTTAAGGGCTCCTCCGCGTTGCTCTATCATCAAAG GTCTCACTCGGGAGAGAAGCCTTACAAATGTCAAGATTGTGGCAAAGCCTTCAAGCGCTCCTCTCTTCTCCAG gtgcaTCAGAGTGTCCACACAGGAGTGAGAACATTCTTGTGTCCGTATTGCCCCCTGACTTTTAAATGGAGTTCCCATTACCAGTACCACCTGCGCCAGCACACCGGCGAGTGCCCGTACCCGTGCGACACGTGCCCCAAGGCCTTCAAGAACTCCAGCAGTCTACGGCGACACAAGAACGTCCACCTGGGTCTCAAACCTTACACCTGCAACGTGTGCAACAAATCCTTCACTCAGTCCACCAACCTGAGGCAGCACATGAGAATCCACACGGGCGAGAGGCCCTACGTGTGCGGCGAGTGCGGACGCAGCTTCACGCACTCGTCCAACCTGGCGCTGCACAAGAACTCGCACTCTGGCCCGGCTGCGGGCGGCAAGGAAGGCAAGGGCGGGGAGAGCGGAGGGCGGGGCCGCGAcatggtggaggtggtggtggtcagCTCGGAGGAAGAAGCCACATCCATGTTGACGGCTATGGTGGGCTACGTCAACCAGGAAGGGGGCGATGGAGTCGGGGTGGGGATGGAGGAAGTCTTCCTGTCCACTTCCACATCTGCCCAGGATGCAAACCTGCTCCCCGAGCTCGGCTCGGTTCCGTCAGGGGAGAACGCGGCTGCATCCCGGGCCATCGGGACGGAGGTCCACCTGAGCACGGACACGGGCGCCAGCCTGCTGCTCTACACCTGCGGCAGCTGCAGTCACACTTTTGCTACACGGACCGACTTGGAGGAGCACCAGTCCATTCACGTGGCTTCGGGGGAACGTGGCTCCGGTGGGGAAGCGGCACCGGCGGAGGTAGGGGACGGATTGGTCGGGACCGGCCACCTGCTTGCTGACTTTGAGGAGGTGGTTGAAACGACCGCAGCGGCTGAAGGTGCGCACACAGCAGAGGTACTCCTTGGACTTGCTGACCCAGCTGATGAAAGTAATTCA AGTGTGGGCGCCACCCAGGCCCAGTTTGACCTTCTGCAGAGCTTCGACAAGGTGATTCAGAGCTCCAAGAGTGTTGAGCCAGAAGCTCCAACCGCATGGGCAGGGCTGTCGTGTGGCTACTGCAATAAATCTTTCAAGACCAGTGGAGGCCTCAATCGACACGTGTCACTG ATCCACTCCCTCTCGTCCCAGTCCCGCTCCCAGTTCAGCTGCTCGGCCTGCGACCGCTCCttccctctgctgtcctcGCTTCTCACGCACCAGCACTCCCACACCCCCGAGCAACGTCTCCTGGCCGAGGCCGAAGCGGAGATCGTGTGCCCGCCTTCCCTTTCCTTGTCTCTTCCGCTGCCCTCCTCTCCTGACAAGCAGCAGGAGGGAACGAGGGACATTCaagctgacgtcacagccgtCAGCAAGGAGCAGGAGGAACTGCCCGCCAAACTAGCGAAAAACTCCAAAAAGGCCAGCGGGTGCAAGAACACTAGCGCGGGAG AGCGGCCGTATCGCTGCTCAGAGTGCGGGAAAGCCTTCAAAGGTTCGTCGGGGCTCAAGTACCACATGAGGGATCACACCGGGGAGAGACCCTACCGCTGCACAGAGTGTGGGAAGAGTTTCAAGAGGTCCTCGCTGCTCTCCATCCACCAACGG GTGCACACAGGTGTGCGAGCATTCCAGTGCCCTCACTGTGCTCTGACGTTTAAGTGGAGTTCGCACTATCAGTACCACCTGCGGCAGCACACGGGCGAGAGACCCTACGTATGCAAGGAGTGCGGCAAGTCCTTCAAGAACACCAGCTGCCTGCGAAGGCACAGCCAGATGCACTCGGGACTGCGGCCGCACGTCTGCAGCATTTGCTCCAAGTCCTTCTCGCAGACATCAAACCTCAAACAG CATGAACGCACCCACTCGGGCGAGAGACCCTTCCGGTGCGGCCACTGCAACAAGTGCTTCACGCACTCCTCCAACCTCCAGCTGCACCTTCGCACGCATTCCTCGCAGAAGGACTTCAAATGCCCGTACTGCTCCAAAGAGTTCGTCATGCACTCGTACTTGCAGAGGCACATCCGGACGCACGGCGGCACCCTCCCGCTGCCGTCCGGCGAAGGCGCAGGTCGGGACGGCGTGTCGGTGAAGGCCAGCGTGGGAGGggtcaccaccaccaccacgctCCTCAACCCCATCACCTTGGAATCGTCGGGAAACAACGGGAGCCTGATCGTGTCTCAGCCTGCTCTCAACATCCCTGTCAACACCTCGCAGAACTATTTCATGATTCAGACGGCCAGCGGCTTGCAGCTCATCCCTTTATCAGGTCCGGCCCCTCCGCCGGCCCCACCTCCGCCGCCCCCGCCGCCATCCCAGCCCCAAAATTTCTACCTGCTCCAGTACCCCTCGACCAACGGCTCCCAACCGAGTTTGATTCTGGTGCCCACGGCCAACCGGCCTCCGGCGGCCCCAGAGCCCGCCGGTGTCCCCGTCTTCCAGACTCTGCAAGCATTCAACAGCCAAACGCTTGCCCAGTTTGCAGCCGTATCGCCACAACACCAGCAGCCCCGCGTCATTCTCACCAACGATAATAAGAACACAAACGCGCCCGTCGCCTCCCTCCCGCCCAACTCTTTACTCCGCAGGCCCATTTTAGGGAAGAGCAACCGGACAGCAAGGGGCAGAAGGGGCCGCAAACCAAAATCTGTCCTCCAGAAAATGGCCGAGACGCCGAGCGCGGATGCGACTGACGGTAACGCGGGCGGCGTGACCCAGCCCGACGGTACCGCCGCCTATTCGAGCTCATCGCCGTCCATAGCATCAAACTGCGCACTTTCTCCGTCTTCCACCGCTGTCGCATCCACTTTGGGATCTCCACAAGCCAGCGTTTCAACATTACTTACTTCAACTCCCAACAACAACGCCCAGACAGAACTGACCGAAATAAATTCGGCAAGGACCTTGACCGAGAATCAGTTTGTGTTCTGTTTCGACAATGAAGGCCGAGCGAAGGAGGGGCTGAGTGTTGATGAGGGAGGCGAGTCGTTTGTGTTGCAGTTTGAGGCAAATGAGCAAGGGGATGCTGACAAAGAGGGAGATAAAGGCGGGATGATGTCGCTTCTCCAGGAGTGGGGTGGGGAGAAGGCGGGCGAGAGTCAATCAGGAGAAGAGGAGTGCGGCCAGGGGGGCTCTTTTGTCTTCCACTTTCACGCCGAGGAACCGGAGAGCGATCGGTGCCAAGCGGGCTTCAGCCAGGAGCACGACAACGGCTTGGTGCCACTCCACAGTCAGGGTGTGGTGTTTGGAGTCGGCGATGAGGGCAAGATGGAGCAAGAAGCCGGGGAGGGTATGCAGATGATAGCCTTGATAGAACGGGAGGGGCCGATGATGGGAGAGGACGGCGCCGACTGCAGCGCAGCCGCTGGTACCGGGGGGATCTTCCAACTGGAAGGAGGGGATGAGATTGTCATCATCGAGGTGAGCACCAGTAACTTAATTGAGGAACGGATGGAGGCGGTCGTCGATGCGGACATTTCGCAGAGCAGCGATGGGAAATCAGAGGGCGGAAATGAAGACGCGAAGGAAAAGTCTTCCAAAGAAAACTGTGCGGATGATACAGATGGTGCTGCAGTCGGAGATGGACTTCTGCCTAAGAGATGCACCACTCTTACGAATTGA
- the nat14 gene encoding N-acetyltransferase 14 produces MVRLDLDQVVLRRMKEEDVDMVKSLIKEGCQGMENRLILHILTRPLCLFILAVFSSALRCLIHSFILALAIPVFLLIIYLKITIPRSTGVLGCSRPSWDYVGSSFRGPDDEILQNPYSRISGKKVTTKKPRRRTGANEKDKEASKEPITPEREQAAGQVWVAESEGEILGCLFRESEKRAGVRRFCRLVTGSWDRRQGLARFFVHSLEHKERETGTFRVYAHVPFPSKVGEVFFRKLGYLQLGEEAEDEDGQLENPERGFLGFPLTKVFYKDL; encoded by the exons ATGGTGAGGTTGGACCTGGATCAAGTGGTGCtgaggaggatgaaggagGAGGATGTTGACATGGTCAAATCTCTCATAAAG GAGGGCTGCCAGGGCATGGAAAACCGCCTCATCCTGCACATCCTCACTCGTCCGCTCTGCCTTTTCATCTTGGCAGTGTTCTCATCCGCCCTACGCTGCCTCATTCACTCCTTCATCCTGGCCCTGGCCATTCCCGTCTTCCTGCTCATTATCTACCTCAAAATCACCATCCCGCGCTCCACTGGGGTTCTAGGCTGCAGCCGCCCCTCCTGGGACTACGTGGGCAGCAGTTTCAGGGGGCCGGACGATGAGATCCTACAGAATCCTTACTCGAGGATCAGTGGCAAGAAAGTCACAACAAAGAAG CCAAGACGCAGAACTGGAGCCAATGAAAAAGACAAGGAAGCGTCAAAGGAGCCAATCACGCCGGAGAGGGAGCAAGCGGCAGGTCAGGTGTGGGTGGCAGAGAGCGAGGGCGAAATCTTAGGCTGCCTCTTCCGAGAAAGCGAGAAGCGAGCCGGCGTCAGAAGGTTCTGTCGGCTGGTGACGGGCAGTTGGGACCGCAGGCAGGGCCTGGCGCGCTTCTTTGTCCACAGCCTGGAGCACAAGGAGAGGGAAACGGGGACCTTCCGGGTCTACGCGCACGTTCCCTTCCCGTCCAAGGTGGGCGAGGTCTTTTTCAGGAAACTGGGTTACCTGCAGCTCGGGGAAGAGGCTGAAGACGAGGACGGACAGCTGGAGAATCCGGAGAGAGGCTTTCTGGGATTTCCACTCACCAAAGTCTTCTACAAAGACTTGTGA
- the znf628 gene encoding zinc finger protein 628 isoform X1, with amino-acid sequence MHLCVELDWQLLLPVVGRDSNTTATTNKDGVDDVEDYAPKLICIQGTPSPVMANSVATLVVQAELLAPQSSASLSPFPSLLGSGEEGEDDRERDDLVEGNKGMVGSVEVVLDMEASSVSAQQAEQSEQSEQSEHPFQCLDCGKSFRWSSRLTHHQRSHNNERPYRCNLCPKAFKGSSALLYHQRSHSGEKPYKCQDCGKAFKRSSLLQVHQSVHTGVRTFLCPYCPLTFKWSSHYQYHLRQHTGECPYPCDTCPKAFKNSSSLRRHKNVHLGLKPYTCNVCNKSFTQSTNLRQHMRIHTGERPYVCGECGRSFTHSSNLALHKNSHSGPAAGGKEGKGGESGGRGRDMVEVVVVSSEEEATSMLTAMVGYVNQEGGDGVGVGMEEVFLSTSTSAQDANLLPELGSVPSGENAAASRAIGTEVHLSTDTGASLLLYTCGSCSHTFATRTDLEEHQSIHVASGERGSGGEAAPAEVGDGLVGTGHLLADFEEVVETTAAAEGAHTAEVLLGLADPADESNSSVGATQAQFDLLQSFDKVIQSSKSVEPEAPTAWAGLSCGYCNKSFKTSGGLNRHVSLIHSLSSQSRSQFSCSACDRSFPLLSSLLTHQHSHTPEQRLLAEAEAEIVCPPSLSLSLPLPSSPDKQQEGTRDIQADVTAVSKEQEELPAKLAKNSKKASGCKNTSAGERPYRCSECGKAFKGSSGLKYHMRDHTGERPYRCTECGKSFKRSSLLSIHQRVHTGVRAFQCPHCALTFKWSSHYQYHLRQHTGERPYVCKECGKSFKNTSCLRRHSQMHSGLRPHVCSICSKSFSQTSNLKQHERTHSGERPFRCGHCNKCFTHSSNLQLHLRTHSSQKDFKCPYCSKEFVMHSYLQRHIRTHGGTLPLPSGEGAGRDGVSVKASVGGVTTTTTLLNPITLESSGNNGSLIVSQPALNIPVNTSQNYFMIQTASGLQLIPLSGPAPPPAPPPPPPPPSQPQNFYLLQYPSTNGSQPSLILVPTANRPPAAPEPAGVPVFQTLQAFNSQTLAQFAAVSPQHQQPRVILTNDNKNTNAPVASLPPNSLLRRPILGKSNRTARGRRGRKPKSVLQKMAETPSADATDGNAGGVTQPDGTAAYSSSSPSIASNCALSPSSTAVASTLGSPQASVSTLLTSTPNNNAQTELTEINSARTLTENQFVFCFDNEGRAKEGLSVDEGGESFVLQFEANEQGDADKEGDKGGMMSLLQEWGGEKAGESQSGEEECGQGGSFVFHFHAEEPESDRCQAGFSQEHDNGLVPLHSQGVVFGVGDEGKMEQEAGEGMQMIALIEREGPMMGEDGADCSAAAGTGGIFQLEGGDEIVIIEVSTSNLIEERMEAVVDADISQSSDGKSEGGNEDAKEKSSKENCADDTDGAAVGDGLLPKRCTTLTN; translated from the exons CTTTGTGTGGAGTTGGACTGGCAGCTGCTGCTTCCGGTGGTGGGACGGGATTCCAACactacagcaacaacaaataagGATGGAGTGGATGATGTGGAAGACTATGCTCCAAAACTGATTTGCATCCAAGGAACACCCTCACCTGTTATGGCGAACTCTGTGGCCACTCTGGTGGTCCAAGCAGAACTCTTGGCTCCACAATCCTCCGCCTCCCTCTCTCctttcccctccctcctcgGCTCAGGCGAGGAGGGTGAGGATGACCGGGAGAGAGATGACCTGGTGGAGGGCAACAAGGGCATGGTGGGAAGCGTGGAGGTGGTTCTGGACATGGAGGCCTCGTCGGTGTCGGCCCAGCAGGCCGAGCAGTCCGAACAGTCCGAGCAGTCTGAGCATCCCTTCCAGTGTCTGGATTGCGGCAAGAGCTTCAGGTGGTCGTCCCGGCTCACGCACCACCAGCGGAGCCACAACAATGAGAGACCTTACCGCTGCAACCTTTGTCCCAAGGCCTTTAAGGGCTCCTCCGCGTTGCTCTATCATCAAAG GTCTCACTCGGGAGAGAAGCCTTACAAATGTCAAGATTGTGGCAAAGCCTTCAAGCGCTCCTCTCTTCTCCAG gtgcaTCAGAGTGTCCACACAGGAGTGAGAACATTCTTGTGTCCGTATTGCCCCCTGACTTTTAAATGGAGTTCCCATTACCAGTACCACCTGCGCCAGCACACCGGCGAGTGCCCGTACCCGTGCGACACGTGCCCCAAGGCCTTCAAGAACTCCAGCAGTCTACGGCGACACAAGAACGTCCACCTGGGTCTCAAACCTTACACCTGCAACGTGTGCAACAAATCCTTCACTCAGTCCACCAACCTGAGGCAGCACATGAGAATCCACACGGGCGAGAGGCCCTACGTGTGCGGCGAGTGCGGACGCAGCTTCACGCACTCGTCCAACCTGGCGCTGCACAAGAACTCGCACTCTGGCCCGGCTGCGGGCGGCAAGGAAGGCAAGGGCGGGGAGAGCGGAGGGCGGGGCCGCGAcatggtggaggtggtggtggtcagCTCGGAGGAAGAAGCCACATCCATGTTGACGGCTATGGTGGGCTACGTCAACCAGGAAGGGGGCGATGGAGTCGGGGTGGGGATGGAGGAAGTCTTCCTGTCCACTTCCACATCTGCCCAGGATGCAAACCTGCTCCCCGAGCTCGGCTCGGTTCCGTCAGGGGAGAACGCGGCTGCATCCCGGGCCATCGGGACGGAGGTCCACCTGAGCACGGACACGGGCGCCAGCCTGCTGCTCTACACCTGCGGCAGCTGCAGTCACACTTTTGCTACACGGACCGACTTGGAGGAGCACCAGTCCATTCACGTGGCTTCGGGGGAACGTGGCTCCGGTGGGGAAGCGGCACCGGCGGAGGTAGGGGACGGATTGGTCGGGACCGGCCACCTGCTTGCTGACTTTGAGGAGGTGGTTGAAACGACCGCAGCGGCTGAAGGTGCGCACACAGCAGAGGTACTCCTTGGACTTGCTGACCCAGCTGATGAAAGTAATTCA AGTGTGGGCGCCACCCAGGCCCAGTTTGACCTTCTGCAGAGCTTCGACAAGGTGATTCAGAGCTCCAAGAGTGTTGAGCCAGAAGCTCCAACCGCATGGGCAGGGCTGTCGTGTGGCTACTGCAATAAATCTTTCAAGACCAGTGGAGGCCTCAATCGACACGTGTCACTG ATCCACTCCCTCTCGTCCCAGTCCCGCTCCCAGTTCAGCTGCTCGGCCTGCGACCGCTCCttccctctgctgtcctcGCTTCTCACGCACCAGCACTCCCACACCCCCGAGCAACGTCTCCTGGCCGAGGCCGAAGCGGAGATCGTGTGCCCGCCTTCCCTTTCCTTGTCTCTTCCGCTGCCCTCCTCTCCTGACAAGCAGCAGGAGGGAACGAGGGACATTCaagctgacgtcacagccgtCAGCAAGGAGCAGGAGGAACTGCCCGCCAAACTAGCGAAAAACTCCAAAAAGGCCAGCGGGTGCAAGAACACTAGCGCGGGAG AGCGGCCGTATCGCTGCTCAGAGTGCGGGAAAGCCTTCAAAGGTTCGTCGGGGCTCAAGTACCACATGAGGGATCACACCGGGGAGAGACCCTACCGCTGCACAGAGTGTGGGAAGAGTTTCAAGAGGTCCTCGCTGCTCTCCATCCACCAACGG GTGCACACAGGTGTGCGAGCATTCCAGTGCCCTCACTGTGCTCTGACGTTTAAGTGGAGTTCGCACTATCAGTACCACCTGCGGCAGCACACGGGCGAGAGACCCTACGTATGCAAGGAGTGCGGCAAGTCCTTCAAGAACACCAGCTGCCTGCGAAGGCACAGCCAGATGCACTCGGGACTGCGGCCGCACGTCTGCAGCATTTGCTCCAAGTCCTTCTCGCAGACATCAAACCTCAAACAG CATGAACGCACCCACTCGGGCGAGAGACCCTTCCGGTGCGGCCACTGCAACAAGTGCTTCACGCACTCCTCCAACCTCCAGCTGCACCTTCGCACGCATTCCTCGCAGAAGGACTTCAAATGCCCGTACTGCTCCAAAGAGTTCGTCATGCACTCGTACTTGCAGAGGCACATCCGGACGCACGGCGGCACCCTCCCGCTGCCGTCCGGCGAAGGCGCAGGTCGGGACGGCGTGTCGGTGAAGGCCAGCGTGGGAGGggtcaccaccaccaccacgctCCTCAACCCCATCACCTTGGAATCGTCGGGAAACAACGGGAGCCTGATCGTGTCTCAGCCTGCTCTCAACATCCCTGTCAACACCTCGCAGAACTATTTCATGATTCAGACGGCCAGCGGCTTGCAGCTCATCCCTTTATCAGGTCCGGCCCCTCCGCCGGCCCCACCTCCGCCGCCCCCGCCGCCATCCCAGCCCCAAAATTTCTACCTGCTCCAGTACCCCTCGACCAACGGCTCCCAACCGAGTTTGATTCTGGTGCCCACGGCCAACCGGCCTCCGGCGGCCCCAGAGCCCGCCGGTGTCCCCGTCTTCCAGACTCTGCAAGCATTCAACAGCCAAACGCTTGCCCAGTTTGCAGCCGTATCGCCACAACACCAGCAGCCCCGCGTCATTCTCACCAACGATAATAAGAACACAAACGCGCCCGTCGCCTCCCTCCCGCCCAACTCTTTACTCCGCAGGCCCATTTTAGGGAAGAGCAACCGGACAGCAAGGGGCAGAAGGGGCCGCAAACCAAAATCTGTCCTCCAGAAAATGGCCGAGACGCCGAGCGCGGATGCGACTGACGGTAACGCGGGCGGCGTGACCCAGCCCGACGGTACCGCCGCCTATTCGAGCTCATCGCCGTCCATAGCATCAAACTGCGCACTTTCTCCGTCTTCCACCGCTGTCGCATCCACTTTGGGATCTCCACAAGCCAGCGTTTCAACATTACTTACTTCAACTCCCAACAACAACGCCCAGACAGAACTGACCGAAATAAATTCGGCAAGGACCTTGACCGAGAATCAGTTTGTGTTCTGTTTCGACAATGAAGGCCGAGCGAAGGAGGGGCTGAGTGTTGATGAGGGAGGCGAGTCGTTTGTGTTGCAGTTTGAGGCAAATGAGCAAGGGGATGCTGACAAAGAGGGAGATAAAGGCGGGATGATGTCGCTTCTCCAGGAGTGGGGTGGGGAGAAGGCGGGCGAGAGTCAATCAGGAGAAGAGGAGTGCGGCCAGGGGGGCTCTTTTGTCTTCCACTTTCACGCCGAGGAACCGGAGAGCGATCGGTGCCAAGCGGGCTTCAGCCAGGAGCACGACAACGGCTTGGTGCCACTCCACAGTCAGGGTGTGGTGTTTGGAGTCGGCGATGAGGGCAAGATGGAGCAAGAAGCCGGGGAGGGTATGCAGATGATAGCCTTGATAGAACGGGAGGGGCCGATGATGGGAGAGGACGGCGCCGACTGCAGCGCAGCCGCTGGTACCGGGGGGATCTTCCAACTGGAAGGAGGGGATGAGATTGTCATCATCGAGGTGAGCACCAGTAACTTAATTGAGGAACGGATGGAGGCGGTCGTCGATGCGGACATTTCGCAGAGCAGCGATGGGAAATCAGAGGGCGGAAATGAAGACGCGAAGGAAAAGTCTTCCAAAGAAAACTGTGCGGATGATACAGATGGTGCTGCAGTCGGAGATGGACTTCTGCCTAAGAGATGCACCACTCTTACGAATTGA